The DNA sequence CCTCGAAGCACTCGCCAGGTTCTTCGGAGTGCCTCCGGCATACTTCTTCGACGACGAGCAGAGCAAGAAGATCGCCGAGGAGCTGGCCCTGCTGGGCGCCCTGCGCGACGCGGGCGTCCGCGACCTGGCCCTGCGCGCGGTCACCCTCTCGGCCGACGGTCTCGACACGATCAGCGACATGATCGACGCGATCGCCCGAAGGGAGGCCGGCCGCGGCGCCCCGAAGAAGGAGAGCTGAGGTGCCGGTCCCCGCTGTCCCGCCGAGCGGCACAGGTTTGT is a window from the Amycolatopsis sp. cg9 genome containing:
- a CDS encoding helix-turn-helix domain-containing protein — protein: MVKEPGKSTLADKIDRLFHVVRRPDREPYSNEEVAKACREATGESFSTTYLWQLRTGRRDNPTKRHLEALARFFGVPPAYFFDDEQSKKIAEELALLGALRDAGVRDLALRAVTLSADGLDTISDMIDAIARREAGRGAPKKES